The following DNA comes from Desulfurococcus sp..
GTTATTCTCTACAAGTCGTAGTGCCTTCAATTGCTCGCTTGTTAGCTTTGATCCATCTTTAACTGTGAAGGATGAGTCCCCTGGAAGGTACTCGATTACCCCGCTAGAAGCAGCCTTTCTTAGAATGTACTCTCCTAGCGCGCTCACAGGTACAACATTCTCCTCACCAAACCTCTTTTTAAGCTCCCCTACGTATTCGAAGGCTACTGGTATGTCTACTTTATTAGCTGCTATGATGATCGGCTTACTAACTTCTCTCAGCTTAACTGCGAAGTCCTCTACATCTCTTGTACTCCACGCTTTAGGCGGCTTATCCTCAAGCCCCGCCCTCTTTACAGCTTCAGCTACGTGATGCCTTCCAATGCTCAGCCCAGAGAGGTTCTGAGCTATTAAGTCCAAGGGGGCTTGAGCTGAGAGAAGAGATCTAGAGATCTTAGACTCCCATACACGTATAACCGTGTTCTTGAACCACTCATTTATCTCGTTGACTATGCTCTCAGCTTCCTCAACCGGATTCTGGGTTCCAGGGGGCTGGGGATTACCCTCTAGATCAGTTGAGCCGGATGCATCTACAACATGTATTAGCACGTCAGCCTGCCTTAAGTCATCCATAAACTTGTTACCGAGCCCTCTTCCCTTGCTTGCTCCTGGTATGAGGCCAGCTACATCTATTATTTTAACAGGAATGAATCTGTTACCAGCGATACAGAAGCCTGAACGCGGGTTGCACGCTGGCAGCCCTAAGTCGACGTGGGCGCAGCGGACTCTCACATATCCTACACCGATATTAGGCTCTATAGTTGTGAAAGGGTGGTCTGCAATCTTAACTGGTATCATTGTTAGAGCTGCAAAGAGAGTTGACTTGCCGACATTAGTCTTACCTACAATACCTACCAGGATCTCTGGTGGCGGCATCTGGCTTCAACCCTATACACGATACTAGCTGAATGGAAATATTTATAATCAGCAGTTGCTATTTGAGGGCACCAGTGCTGGCAACGCATGCGCCACTAGTAGTGGTGTTTGATTATGAGTAGAAGCATGTACCACTATATAGCTGAGGCCTGGAGGAAGGCTTGGAGTGGAGAGGATAGAGAGCTTAGAGACCTCTTAAGAGAGAAGTTAGTAGAGTGGAGGAGAGAGCCATCTGTAGTTAGAGTGGAGAAGCCTTCAAGACTAGATAGAGCGAGATCCCTAGGGTATAAGGCTAAGGTAGGCTTCGTCATAGCGAGAGTTAGAATTAGAAAAGGAGGTTTGAACAGGCCTAGACCTGATAGTGGTAGAAGACCTAAGAGAATGGGTGTCTACGGCTACTCTCCAGCTAAGAGCGCAAGGCTTATAGCTGAGGAGAGAGCGGCTAGAAAATTCCCCGGCCTCGAAGTCCTCAACAGCTACTATGTTGCCGAGGATGGAAGATACATTTGGTATGAAGTAATACTAGTAGACCCCCACCACCCATCAATCTGCAACGATCCTGATGTAGGCTGGATATGTGAGCCTCAGCATAGAGGTAGAGTGTTCAGAGGGCTTACAAGCGCAGGCAAGAAGATGAGAGGATTGAGAAAGAGCCGTGGACTTAAAGGCACGGTTAAATACAAGTGGAAGCGTAAGCAGAAGGAGAGAGAGCTGAAGAAGCGCCACGAAGCCAGTAGAGGAGCCCGCGAGCCATGGCAGGTAGTAGAGAGAAAGCAGGAGGAGTAGCACCACATGTTGTTGAGCTCTCAGCATTCTGCCATGCAACAGAGGATTGCGGGAGGGTACGCTCCTCTATACTGAATCTTCTACCCCCGAGTCTACGCGATGGGGTTATACTCACTGAGGAAACAACTACAGGATACTATGGGAACAGGATAACAGTTTTTAGAGCGAGAATACTAGAGCAGTGCGAGGAGGTTTTACGTTATATTTCATCGATAATGGATGAAACCAGCAAGTCTATTCTAAGAGTTTCAATACACTTACGCTTCGACCAAAAAGCAAGAAGGTTAACGTTGAGGTTCAGCAAGCAAGATGCCTTCATGGGTAAAGCGAGACTACTAGACTCCGATGATGTAGTTAAAATAGTAGTCCACTTCAAGGGAGTTAGAGATACTGGAAGACTACTCGAGTACCTGGAGGAACTAGGCGTGGCTTCAAGCCCCTCGAAGTCTCCTTAACAACACGGGTTGAAATATACGAGGGTGGTTTAGTGTTCATCGATGTAAATGTTGCCAAGTGTAACGAGCAGATTTTAAGAGTAGCTGAGAGGCTTGGATACAGCTACTTAGCGTGTAGTAGCATGCATAACGGCTTCACGGGGAGAGTTAAAGCAGTAGGGAGGGTAGTAGTTAAGGCTGAAAGTGTCAGTGAACTCAAGAGGGTACTTGCAGGAGACCTTCAAGGCTACGTTTCAATAGTGCCGTTAACAGTCAGCACTGCGAGATGGAGTTCTCACGATGGAAGGATAGATTCAATTATGATGACTGGTGAGAACTTAGAGCTATTCGATAAGAAGCAGTTTAGAACCATGAAGATCTATAGGAAGCCGCTTGAAGTATCCATGAGGGATCTTACTTCTCTCAGTGGGAGTGAAGGCGGTAGATTCTATAGGAGGCTGAATCTAGCTGTTAGAATGGGCGTGCAACTAGTAGTAGGCTCCGGAGCTGAGGACTGGTGGGATCTTCTCCATCCTCGTGTAATAGTAAGCTTCCTTAAAGTAGCCTACGATATACCGGAAACCAAGGCTTTAATGTCCATTACAGCCACGCCAGCCCAGATCATGGCTTCCAAGACTACTATCCGCAATAATACTGTTCGGTAGAGCCATCGAGGTATTTAATATACTAGTCTCTTACATGATTAATGATGGCTCCATAAATCTCTATCCGCTAATATTGATTCTAGTTAATACAGGTGGACTGGACTCCATGGACACTCTAGAAGGACTAGTAATTGCAGTGCTCGCCTTATCCCTCTTCTCGCTAGTCTTAGCTATTAAAGCGTACAGGAAGGCCGGCAGCGTGCTGAAAGCCAGCCGCGCGCTTGCTGAGGCTGAGAGAGAGGGGAAGCCTATTAAATTGAGGAAACGCTATATAGCCTTCACGCTGTCATGTAGTAAGCCTGTTAGTAGGAGAGCCTTCGAGAAAACTTTCACTGAAGTCTTCGCTAGGTACTTCGGTGAAAGCACTCTCAGCAAGGCTTCACCCCAGCTAATCTTATTCTTGGAGGAAGAGCAGAGAGGAATAGTAAGAGTTAGCCATCTCTACCGAGATCACGCTGTAGCAGTACTAGGCTTGCTCAAATCGATCGGTGATGCAAAATGCATTGTGATACCGTTAAGGACTTGTGGAACACTAAAGAAGTGTAGAGAAGCCGTTGAAGCCGGGTGATACAGCTAGCAACCGTAGTGAGGTGCGGGGGGTGGGATTTGAACCCACGCAGGCCTACGCCAGCGGATCTTAAGTCCGCCCCCTTTGGCCAAGCTCGGGCACCCCCGCATTCGTATCAAATCATACTTGGATCAGGGCATTAAATTTTTACTCCTGGTTTAAGACCACGGGTCTAGATTAACAATATATTCATTCTTGTAGGGTTAGTGCACTCTAGCTGTAGCGGGCTTCGAGCCTGCAGTTAAAGTCAGATCGTCGCGAAGCAATCACAGGTCATTCTGGAGCGGCTTCATCATCAAGGTCTTAGTGATTACTAGACTCCCTTAATTAATGTGCCTGCATCTTTCTCAAGGTTAAAAATGCCTGGCTGCATTAAGGAGATGCTAGGAACTGGAGAGTGGTGTAGAAGCATGGGTTTCTCCATGGCTGCAGCGTATGATAGGGCGATAACAATATTCTCGCCTGACGGGAGAATATACCAGGTAGAATATGCGTTCGAGGCTGTAAGGAGAGGGTGGACTACTATAGGCTTGAGAACTAAGAGTGCTGCGATCGTAGCAGCCGAGAAGAGGAAGATCACATCGCTTGTAGATGAAAAGACTGTCCAGAAGATCTTCAAGGTGGATGACCACATAGGAGCCAGCTACGCTGGGATGGCTGGTGATGGAAGAATCCTTGTAAGTTATGCTATAAGCCAGGCACTACTACATAGATTCTACTATGATGAGCCGGCACCTGTGGAGTACATTACGAAGCTGGTATGTGATTTCAAGCAGGCTTACACTCAGCATGCTGGTGTAAGACCTTTCGGAGTTGCAATGATCTTCGCTGGAGTAGATGACGGGGGGACACAGCTCTATATGACTGAGCCTAGTGGCAGGTATCTCAGCTACTATGCTACAGCAATAGGAGAGAAGAGTAATGTAGTACTTGAATTCCTCGAGAAGAACTACTCGTACAATCTTGACACCCGTGAATCCCTGAAGCTTGCCGTCCAGACTCTAGCAGGAATAGTTGAGGCTAGACCCTACGAGAGCTACATGGAGATCGGGTATGTCGACGTTGAATCTAAACAATTCAAGATACTCTCGGAGAAAGATATTAGGATGCTCATAGAGGAGCTCGAAAAAGAAGGCAAATTAAAGAGCCAGTAGGAAACTTACCGCTTACATTTACTCATAGGGGGATTTTAAACCGTGAAAGATAAACTTGTCATCGCACGCTACGAGTCTAAAGGGCATAGATTCGAGGTCCTCGTGGATCCAGAGCTAGCCCTCAAGATTAAGGAGGGGAAGCAGGTTAACATTGACGATGTGCTTGCAGGAGACTTCGTCTACAAAGATGTAAGAAAAGGGTTGAAGGCATCCCCGGAATCCATGAGAGAAGTCTTTGGAACAGATGACCCTAGAGTAGTCGCCCTAGAAGTCATAAAGCATGGTGAGCTGCAGTTAACAGCTGAGCAGAGAAGAAGGATTATAGAAGAGAAGAAGATGCAGGTACTCAACCTGATCGCTAGAAACGCTATTGACCCTAAAACAAAGCTTCCAATCCCAGTGAAGAGATTGGAGCTAGCCATGGAGCAGGCTAGAGTATCCATAGATCCATACAAGCCTGCTGAACAACAGTTAGAGCACGTGGTCTCCCAGCTAGCTAGAGTAATACCAATAAAGATCGCGAAGGCCTATGTAGCTGTGAGAATACCTGGAGAGTACGCTTCTAGAGCATTCAGGCAGCTTCAATCCATTGGAGTCGTGAAGAAGACTCAGTGGCGTGAGGATGGCAGCCTGTACGCTGAGATAGAGATACCTGCAGGACTGCAACAGGAGCTGATAGATAAAGTTAACGCTTTAAGTAAGGGTAGTGGTGAAGTCAAGATACTAAGCGTCGGGTGAATAGTTTTAATGCTTCAAGCAGTAATATCAACAATTAGAGAAGCATGGGTAAGAGTAGCCGTGTTTTCTTCAAGCTTAATGATAACTCTACTACTGCTGGTAAGTGAAGTAGTCGCACAGCTCTGCTTAACAGGATTAAAGCCTCTTCACACTAAATACACTTATGGGATTTAAATGGTGGTTTCCATTGAAGATCCTAGTAGCTGATAGACAGCTAGTGCGGCCCGGCGACTGCCTCGCCATACTTAATGAAAGCGTTAGCGAGTTAAAGAGGTATCCCGAGAAGCACGTATATGTGATCGGTAATAAAGTGATAAGCGATGTCCTCGGCATAGTCTACGTTGAAAACGAGGATTTAAACGTGATACCTCTTGAAGGCGTATATTACCCTAGAAAAGATGACCTAGTCATTGGAGTTATAAGCGGGATAGGCGTGACAGCATGGAGTGTTGATATAAGAGCCCCCTACAAGGCTGTTCTCCCAGGACAGGATGTCGTAGAGGGGTTCAATCCTATAATCCACAACTTAAAGAACTATCTAGATATAGGCGACTACGTTCTAGCTAAAATAGCCGTATTCGATAGAACGAGAGACCCTGTTTTAACCACTAGGGGGAAAGGTTTAGGGAAGATCACAGAGGGTGTTGTCGTTGAGGTTAAACCAAGCAAGGTAGCACGTTTAATTGGGAGGAGGGGTAGCATGTATAATATTCTCACCTCTACAACAGGTTGTGATATAACAATAGCTCAGAATGGTTATGTATGGTTGAAGTGTAAGGATGAATACACTACTAAGGTTTTAATAGACACGATAAAGCTTATTGAGTTAAAGGCGCATATACGTGGTCTCACCGAGGAGGTGCGGTCTACTCTAGAGTCTAAGTTGAGGGGGTAGTATGAGCGGTAAGCCAGTACTAATTAGAGAGGATGGTTTAAGAATTGATGGGAGGAGACCAGACGAGCTCCGCCCCATAAGAATAGCGATCGGAGTGTTAAGAAACGCTAATGGAAGTGCTCTCGTCGAGTACGGTGGTACAAAGGCTTTAGCAGCCGTTTATGGTCCACGGGAGGCTTTACCCAAGCATATAAGCCTACCTGATAGAGCAGTACTGAGAGTAAGATACCATATGGCTCCATTCTCAACAACCGAGCGTAAGTCACCAGCGCCAACTAGAAGGGAGATAGAGCTATCTAAGGTTATACGTGAAGCCCTTGAATCCCTTGTATTTACATCCCAGTTCCCGAGGGCCAGCATAGATGTATTCATAGAGATACTGCAGGCTGATGGAGGCACGAGGACAGCCGGGCTAACAGCAGCGTCACTCGCTCTAGCCGATGCAGGGATACCAATGAAGGATCTAGCGATAGGTGTCGCAGTGGGTAAGGTTAACGGCGTGCTAGTCTTAGATATCAACGAGGTAGAAGACGAGTACGGGGAGGCTGATCTACCAGTGGGTATAGCTCCCAACTTAGGTGAAATAGTATTATTCCAGCTGAATGGTGTTTTAACGAGAGATGAACTTAAGCAGGCTTTGGATATGGCTTTCAAAGGAGTAGAGGAAATATACAAGGTTGCCAAGGAGGCTATTTCCAGCAGGTATTTAAAGATGCTTGAAGCAGTAAGCTGAACACTCCATGGTGGTTTAAATGAGTGTCACACCAAGCAGGGAACCCCTATTACCGCGGTCGCAGGTTGAAAACATACTGAGATCCCTGAGGAAGGGTGAGAGAGTAGATGGGAGAGGGTTAAGCGACTACAGGCGGATAGATGTAATATTAAACCCAATACCTAAGGCTTCAGGTAGCTCCCTGGTAAGACTCGGCGGCACCCAAGTACTAGTAGGCGTTAAACTAGAGCTGGGAGAACCCTTCGAGGACCGGCCGAACGAGGGAGTCCTCCAGGTGCACGCGGAGTTTGTTCCACTAGCATCATCATCCTTCGAGCCCGGGCCTCCGGACGAGAACTCGATTGAAGTAGCTAGAGTAATCGATAGATCCCTAAGAGAACCGAAGGCTGTGAAACTAGAAGATCTAGTCTTAGAGGCAGGGAGAACAGTGTGGGTTATCTTCAACGATATATACCTGCTAGATCATCAAGGCAATATTATTGATGCAAGCATGCTGGCATCTATGCTGGCCTTAGCATCTGCTAGAATACCTAAAGCTATCAAAACTGAAGACGGCTACCGAGTTGACTATAATGAGACAACTGGTAAGCTACCAGTAAACACTCTTGTTGCAACAGTAACAATGGGGATCTATGGTGACACCGTGGTAGTAGACCCCTTACTAGAAGAGGAGGCTGTCCTTGACTCGTTCATCACAATAGCTGTAGATGAAGCTGGAAGGATCTGTGGGATACAGAAGAGGGGTTTAACTGGTTTATCGAGGAGGGTTCTCGAGAATGCTGTAGATACAGCGGTATCCAAGGGTAGGGAGCTCATAGATTTAATGAGGAAAGTATTAAATAACCCTGAGGAATACATGAAGCCATTAGCATTCGAGTAGGGTGGTGCTTAAATGGGTAGAACAAAGATTGTAGGTATTGCGGGAAGATATGGAACTCGGTATGGTTCAACACTCAGGAAGAAAGTACGTGATATACTAGAGAAGAGGTATGCTGATCACACGTGCCCGTTCTGCGGGCATTCAGGCAGAGTTGTAAGAGTATCAACCGGTGTATGGATGTGTAAGAAGTGTGGTGCTAAATGGGCTGGAGGAGCATACCTACCGAAAACTGAGGCCGCGAAACTATTCCCAAGTGTTATTGTAAGGGAGTAACATTCTTGCTACTAATATCGACATCCCATAGGCCATCCCAGAGGACTAGGTCTTTTACTAAGGATCTCGCTTCACTAATACCGTACTCTGCAAGGATTACACGGGGTAAAATGAGGCTCAGCGATCTCGCTGCAGAAGCCTATCGGCGTGGCCTCCAGTATATTCTAATCGTATGTGAGAGCCGTGGAAACCCCTCACAGCTATTAGTCTACAGGATTGAAGCATCTACAGGATTGTTCCAGGTGAGTAGGTATGCAGTCATCAAGTTAAAGGGAGTAAGGCTCTCCAGGGAGAATCCCTTGTCGACTAGAGTGTATAATCCTAGAAGCATTGGTATTGATTATGAGAATTGCACGACCGACTTATGTTTTACTCTAGCAGACCTACTACTAGCTATATTCTTTAAGGTGCTCGGGAACCAGCCTGACGTTAAAGTCGTTTTAGAGGATGGTGAGGCTGTTACTATGAGATTCTATAGTTCTGTAAACCGTCAAGTCGGCCCTTTAATCAAGGTTAGAGAGGTGACTGTATATAAGTAAGCGTATTGAAGTCGAGTACACTCTAGCAGTAGAAAGTAGTATTGGTGAAACAGTAGCCTCCTCCATTAAGCCTGAACTAAGCGAGATCCCAGGAAACTGTAGCAGCGAGATAGTAATTGAGGAGAAAGCGCTAAAGCTTAAACTAGCATGCGATAACGCCAGTGACCTAAAAGCCTTAAATAACAGCTTCACCAATATGATACTCATGCTAGTAGAGCTACTGGAGGTGCTTAAGGTTGAGCGAGAAGAGTCTTCCACCAGAGATCCAGCAGATGCTAGTCCAGTATCAAACCCTCCGTGAACACCAGGTTAGAATAGATGCAGAGTTAAAGCTTGTTGAAGCAGAGTTAAGCGACATAGAGAGCATTCTGGATACACTGAAAAACACGAGCGATGACGTTGAGCTTTACAAGGCACTCGGCCACGTGATCATAAAGAAGAGTAAGGCTGAAGTAGTAAAAGAACTTGAGGATAGAAAAGAGCTCTTAATAGTGAAGAGAGATAAGTACCGTAAGCAACTAGACTTCGTTAACAAGCAGGTCAGCGAGCTCGAAGCTAAGATAAAGGAGGCTTTAAGTAAGCATGGCCTCACAGCCAGCCGGTAGACAGCTGGGTAGAATACGTCTTAATGAAGTAAGCCTGGATGTAATGGAGAGCATAGTATTAAGACTAGATAACGAGGTATTCGAGTACATTTCATCGAAGCTCCCGAAAGGATCCAACGTGAATACTGTTATCAGTATAGAGCTTGAAGGAGACCACTTAAACCTAAAGCTGGATCTAGAGGCGTCAGGCCCGTTCGGCGACCTATACGATTACGAGCAGATACTACAGGATGCAATCAATCATGCTAGGGTAGTTTTCGAGAAGCTGATTGAGAAGTACCGATCCTAGATGTTTAATTAGTGTAATCAAGCCTCCATGAACCGCAATGATACTCAAGTTTTATAACAGCATATTCTTGATCGAGAATGCTAGGTGTAGAGGTGGTGTTTAATGGTTAGATACAAGCAGACAGCTGAAGTGTTAAGGCTCATGAAGAACGTTGAGCAGATTAGGAATATAGGTATAACCGCTCACGTAGACCACGGTAAGACAACTCTATCCGACTCTCTGTTAAGTGCTGCAGGACTACTCTCCGAGAAGGTGGCTGGTCAAGCACTAGCCCTCGACTACCTTGATGTAGAGCAGAAGAGGCAGATGACTGTTAAAGCAGCTAACGTTAGCCTCTACCACGAGTACAAGGGTAAACCATACCTTGTAAACCTGATAGATACGCCGGGACACGTGGACTTCCAGTCGAAGACTATCAGAGCCCTTCGCGTTATAGATGGAGCAATAGTAGTAGTAGACGCTGTGGAAGGTGTTATGACTCAGACAGAAATGTATCTACGTGTAGCTTTAGAGGAGAGGGTTCGCCCAATACTCTTCATAAACAAGATTGATAGGTTAATTAAGGAGCTACGGCTCTCACCAAGCGAGATACAACAAAGACTAGTTCAGATAGTTAAGGATATCAATACGCTTATAGCTAACTACGCGGACAAGGAGTTCCAGAAGACATGGCTACTAGACCCCATGAAGGGCCAGGTAGCATTTGGTTCGGCGAGAGACCGCTGGGGTCTCACAATACCCCTGGTACAGCAGAAGGGGATTAAATTCTCCGATATAATTGATACCTACAATAGAGGCAAGGATGCTATTGCAGAGCTACAGAAGGTCGCGCCTCTTCACGAGGCAATACTCGACATGGTAGTTAAGTACGTGCCTAACCCAAGGGAGGCTCAGAGATACAGGATCCAGAAGATATGGCATGGAGACCTCAACCATGAAGTAGCAAAGTACATGATTGAAGCTGACCCGAATGGCCCGCTAGTAATGCTTGTAAACGATATTAGAGTTGACCCGCACGCCGGCTTAGTTGCCACTGGGAGAATATACTCGGGTACTCTTAGAGCTGGGGATGAAGTATGGCTGGTTAATGCTAGATCCCCTCAGAGGGTTCTCCAAGTAAGCTTGTACATGGGGCCCTACAGAGAGCTGGCTGATGAGATCGCAGCAGGCAACATAGCTGCAGCACTAGGCTTAGATAAAGCGAGGTCAGGTGAAACCGTTGTCTCGCTAAAGTACAAGGATTCCATGACGCCATTCGAGAGGCTGAGAATGATCACGGAGTCTGTTGTCACAGTAGCAATAGAACCAAAGAACCCGCAGCAGCTGACTAAGCTCATTGACTCACTATACAAGCTACACCTAGAGGATCCAAGCTTAATCGTTAAGATTAACGAAGAGACAGGCGAGTACCTCCTCAGCGGTGTCGGCACGCTACACATTGAGATCGCGCTCACCCTACTAAAAGATCTCTACGGGCTGGACGTCGTGGCTTCACCACCCGTCATAGTGTACAGGGAGACCATAAGAGAAGCTAGCAGAATATTCGAGGGTAAGTCACCTAACAAGCATAACAGGTTCTA
Coding sequences within:
- a CDS encoding redox-regulated ATPase YchF, whose amino-acid sequence is MPPPEILVGIVGKTNVGKSTLFAALTMIPVKIADHPFTTIEPNIGVGYVRVRCAHVDLGLPACNPRSGFCIAGNRFIPVKIIDVAGLIPGASKGRGLGNKFMDDLRQADVLIHVVDASGSTDLEGNPQPPGTQNPVEEAESIVNEINEWFKNTVIRVWESKISRSLLSAQAPLDLIAQNLSGLSIGRHHVAEAVKRAGLEDKPPKAWSTRDVEDFAVKLREVSKPIIIAANKVDIPVAFEYVGELKKRFGEENVVPVSALGEYILRKAASSGVIEYLPGDSSFTVKDGSKLTSEQLKALRLVENNVLKRYGSTGVQELLNTAVFRKLGFIVVYPVEDENKYTDHYGNVLPDAYLVPKGITARKLAYMVHTELGESFLYAIDARSKRRIGENHILGDGDVVKIVAAKSKPRAHSENAG
- a CDS encoding 50S ribosomal protein L15e, with amino-acid sequence MSRSMYHYIAEAWRKAWSGEDRELRDLLREKLVEWRREPSVVRVEKPSRLDRARSLGYKAKVGFVIARVRIRKGGLNRPRPDSGRRPKRMGVYGYSPAKSARLIAEERAARKFPGLEVLNSYYVAEDGRYIWYEVILVDPHHPSICNDPDVGWICEPQHRGRVFRGLTSAGKKMRGLRKSRGLKGTVKYKWKRKQKERELKKRHEASRGAREPWQVVERKQEE
- a CDS encoding exosome protein; this encodes MAGSREKAGGVAPHVVELSAFCHATEDCGRVRSSILNLLPPSLRDGVILTEETTTGYYGNRITVFRARILEQCEEVLRYISSIMDETSKSILRVSIHLRFDQKARRLTLRFSKQDAFMGKARLLDSDDVVKIVVHFKGVRDTGRLLEYLEELGVASSPSKSP
- a CDS encoding ribonuclease P, translated to MFIDVNVAKCNEQILRVAERLGYSYLACSSMHNGFTGRVKAVGRVVVKAESVSELKRVLAGDLQGYVSIVPLTVSTARWSSHDGRIDSIMMTGENLELFDKKQFRTMKIYRKPLEVSMRDLTSLSGSEGGRFYRRLNLAVRMGVQLVVGSGAEDWWDLLHPRVIVSFLKVAYDIPETKALMSITATPAQIMASKTTIRNNTVR
- a CDS encoding ribonuclease P; the protein is MILVNTGGLDSMDTLEGLVIAVLALSLFSLVLAIKAYRKAGSVLKASRALAEAEREGKPIKLRKRYIAFTLSCSKPVSRRAFEKTFTEVFARYFGESTLSKASPQLILFLEEEQRGIVRVSHLYRDHAVAVLGLLKSIGDAKCIVIPLRTCGTLKKCREAVEAG
- the psmA gene encoding archaeal proteasome endopeptidase complex subunit alpha, with amino-acid sequence MPGCIKEMLGTGEWCRSMGFSMAAAYDRAITIFSPDGRIYQVEYAFEAVRRGWTTIGLRTKSAAIVAAEKRKITSLVDEKTVQKIFKVDDHIGASYAGMAGDGRILVSYAISQALLHRFYYDEPAPVEYITKLVCDFKQAYTQHAGVRPFGVAMIFAGVDDGGTQLYMTEPSGRYLSYYATAIGEKSNVVLEFLEKNYSYNLDTRESLKLAVQTLAGIVEARPYESYMEIGYVDVESKQFKILSEKDIRMLIEELEKEGKLKSQ
- a CDS encoding ribosome assembly factor SBDS, whose product is MKDKLVIARYESKGHRFEVLVDPELALKIKEGKQVNIDDVLAGDFVYKDVRKGLKASPESMREVFGTDDPRVVALEVIKHGELQLTAEQRRRIIEEKKMQVLNLIARNAIDPKTKLPIPVKRLELAMEQARVSIDPYKPAEQQLEHVVSQLARVIPIKIAKAYVAVRIPGEYASRAFRQLQSIGVVKKTQWREDGSLYAEIEIPAGLQQELIDKVNALSKGSGEVKILSVG
- the rrp4 gene encoding exosome complex RNA-binding protein Rrp4 — encoded protein: MKILVADRQLVRPGDCLAILNESVSELKRYPEKHVYVIGNKVISDVLGIVYVENEDLNVIPLEGVYYPRKDDLVIGVISGIGVTAWSVDIRAPYKAVLPGQDVVEGFNPIIHNLKNYLDIGDYVLAKIAVFDRTRDPVLTTRGKGLGKITEGVVVEVKPSKVARLIGRRGSMYNILTSTTGCDITIAQNGYVWLKCKDEYTTKVLIDTIKLIELKAHIRGLTEEVRSTLESKLRG
- the rrp41 gene encoding exosome complex exonuclease Rrp41 codes for the protein MSGKPVLIREDGLRIDGRRPDELRPIRIAIGVLRNANGSALVEYGGTKALAAVYGPREALPKHISLPDRAVLRVRYHMAPFSTTERKSPAPTRREIELSKVIREALESLVFTSQFPRASIDVFIEILQADGGTRTAGLTAASLALADAGIPMKDLAIGVAVGKVNGVLVLDINEVEDEYGEADLPVGIAPNLGEIVLFQLNGVLTRDELKQALDMAFKGVEEIYKVAKEAISSRYLKMLEAVS
- the rrp42 gene encoding exosome complex protein Rrp42; the encoded protein is MSVTPSREPLLPRSQVENILRSLRKGERVDGRGLSDYRRIDVILNPIPKASGSSLVRLGGTQVLVGVKLELGEPFEDRPNEGVLQVHAEFVPLASSSFEPGPPDENSIEVARVIDRSLREPKAVKLEDLVLEAGRTVWVIFNDIYLLDHQGNIIDASMLASMLALASARIPKAIKTEDGYRVDYNETTGKLPVNTLVATVTMGIYGDTVVVDPLLEEEAVLDSFITIAVDEAGRICGIQKRGLTGLSRRVLENAVDTAVSKGRELIDLMRKVLNNPEEYMKPLAFE
- a CDS encoding 50S ribosomal protein L37ae yields the protein MGRTKIVGIAGRYGTRYGSTLRKKVRDILEKRYADHTCPFCGHSGRVVRVSTGVWMCKKCGAKWAGGAYLPKTEAAKLFPSVIVRE
- a CDS encoding ribosomal biogenesis protein produces the protein MLLISTSHRPSQRTRSFTKDLASLIPYSARITRGKMRLSDLAAEAYRRGLQYILIVCESRGNPSQLLVYRIEASTGLFQVSRYAVIKLKGVRLSRENPLSTRVYNPRSIGIDYENCTTDLCFTLADLLLAIFFKVLGNQPDVKVVLEDGEAVTMRFYSSVNRQVGPLIKVREVTVYK
- a CDS encoding prefoldin subunit beta, which codes for MSEKSLPPEIQQMLVQYQTLREHQVRIDAELKLVEAELSDIESILDTLKNTSDDVELYKALGHVIIKKSKAEVVKELEDRKELLIVKRDKYRKQLDFVNKQVSELEAKIKEALSKHGLTASR
- a CDS encoding elongation factor EF-2 translates to MVRYKQTAEVLRLMKNVEQIRNIGITAHVDHGKTTLSDSLLSAAGLLSEKVAGQALALDYLDVEQKRQMTVKAANVSLYHEYKGKPYLVNLIDTPGHVDFQSKTIRALRVIDGAIVVVDAVEGVMTQTEMYLRVALEERVRPILFINKIDRLIKELRLSPSEIQQRLVQIVKDINTLIANYADKEFQKTWLLDPMKGQVAFGSARDRWGLTIPLVQQKGIKFSDIIDTYNRGKDAIAELQKVAPLHEAILDMVVKYVPNPREAQRYRIQKIWHGDLNHEVAKYMIEADPNGPLVMLVNDIRVDPHAGLVATGRIYSGTLRAGDEVWLVNARSPQRVLQVSLYMGPYRELADEIAAGNIAAALGLDKARSGETVVSLKYKDSMTPFERLRMITESVVTVAIEPKNPQQLTKLIDSLYKLHLEDPSLIVKINEETGEYLLSGVGTLHIEIALTLLKDLYGLDVVASPPVIVYRETIREASRIFEGKSPNKHNRFYISVSPLNEETIRLMSEGIVTEDMDARERAKILRDQAGWDADEARRIMAIDENLNILIDLTTGVQYLREVRDTVIQGFRLAMREGPLAMEPVRGVKVILHDAVIHEDPAHRGPAQIFPAVRNAIFVGFLTARPTILEPILKLDIRTPVEYIGNVSTVITKKRGKLIEVQQMEAGARIVAEIPVSESFDIADMLRNVTAGKAIWGQDFSRWAPVPESMLADLIAKIRTRKGLKPEPPKPEDFMSP